Part of the Schistocerca cancellata isolate TAMUIC-IGC-003103 chromosome 9, iqSchCanc2.1, whole genome shotgun sequence genome is shown below.
GTTCATTCACCAGGATAACGCACCtacccacacatcagcgataacaattgCGAAATTGCGTGAAATGGGCTCTGAATTGGTTCCTCGTCCATGTTGTCCCCCAGACTTAGACCCAGGTGACTTCTTACTGATCCctgacttgaaactttggcttgctgcgaagaaattttcatcaagtgAGGAAGTGAcggttgcagtcaacgagtattttgtcgAGATCTGTTTTTCTGATGGAATGAAAATGTTGGAGGATCGCTGCAGAAAGTGTATATCCCTGGAATAAGACTATGCCGAAAAGTAAGATACTTGTTTACGAAATAAAAACTTCTCTTATTTTTTAAACagtttatcaaaccaccctcgtatgtaGGACCACAGGACAGTACActatggtgacaaaagtcatggaatacctcctaatatcgtttcgggCCACCTCCTGacgggcgtagtgcaacaactcgacgtgacgtgtattcaacaagtcattggaagtccctcgcagaaatattgaggcattcTGCCTCGCTAGCTGtccattgcgaaagtgttgccggcgtagAATTTTATGTCCGgaatgacctctcgattgtgttccataaatctacgatggggttcatgtcgggcgatctgagtgggcaactcattcgctcgaactatccagtatgtccttcaaaccaaacgcgaataattgtggcccggtgacatggcgcaataGCTCATTGTCACACACAAAAATTctctcgttctttgggaacatatagtccatgaatgactgcaaatggtctcttaGTAGCCGAAATggttcatttcatgtaaacacaacccacacaattatggagccaccacaaactTGCGCAGTCCATTGTGgacgtgggtccatggctttgtggggtctgtgtcacactcgaaccctgccatcagctcttgccgactgaaatcgggactctcatGGCCAGggtacggttttccagttgtctggggCCCAAGCAATAtgatcacgagcctaggagaggtgctGGAAGTGAGGTCGTACTGTTAGCGTCGGTCGTATGCTGCCATAgctcgttaacgccaaatttcgccgtgctTTCCTAACGGATTTCATCGTGCGTCCTACACTGACTTCAGCCGTTGTTTCACTCACTCTTGATTGTattttagcactgacaattctacgcaaaccccgctgctatcgtcggccactgccttgtccatGGCGTGAGGTTgtaaatatttctggcttattcagccatcatattaggctccaggaagctattcccaggacagtggagatgcaagaagcatagaaacgacgcaatgtgggatgaggtaccggtgacagatattagattcggtaccattcccgtgagaaagatcgCCTgcgtgatgctgctgctctgtgattggctgctgtgttcggcggtagggcgccaaaacgttaaactttagttgctattattaatgaaacctgtcatccaaattacttcctttttttaaataaacatctctcaacagccagctatcaatcagtcatttcaaaattattaaaatcgaagtattactaaaacaaaagactgacgatattactgccgattcacttcggtggcgttcgggtcacgccttgctggcttggcgcgcggagtgtctcgggcagtccggctctcctgttctgacggttccagtacacagacatgttgtctgtggcaggatgtatttcatattGTTTTAGCCAGATGTATTgattgtggaaagatatgttcaatacgttgtgatcaagaatagtttctcgtgtctatatcaataaaaacgcgagtggcatcacAAATGAGTTCTAGTTTGTTCGTAGCAGCAATttcttgcgaagttaatttcagcctcaagaaaaagaatccacgacctgcgtgctgttttctgcgttggggacatcatcatcatgaagacggcaggttagtgaagtgtacaagaacttatgtattccacacagggcagtggaaacaactaggcacctcacgtgtactgcatgcacagtacaaatgtgcagaggaggtaaagaaggatgaaagtattaacattaTCTCACTTCTATTTCTATTTTCTTGCCGTTAGGTGATGCCTAAAATTTCGAAttctcggtacattcttgatactgtggatctcggaatactgaattaacGAGCgatgtgacgcagtggttagcacactggacttacattcgggaggacgatggttcaacccCGGGTCCGCCAATACTGATTTAATTCCTTAACTTTTCctggcgaatcgaatgttcaaataacttacgggtttgctgccgggtgacgtcgtcgaacaccgctgatatttcgacaggagcacaccctgcccttctcaaggcacaaatgcaaggaagaaaaaatgtgcaagcaaatttaataactcggttcacagaggagaaagaaggaagacaccacacacagaacaagtgtcaacacaaccccaatattcagttcactatggaggtggaaaagaatggatgccttcccttccttggtgtgttggtcaaaaggaatgctgatggtacgttgggacattataggaagcccacccatactgacttgtatctgcgagctgatagttgtcaccatccagctcagcgtaaagaagtacttcgcaccttggttcacagggcccacgttatctcagacccagaaagtttggcagctgagctatcacatctagAAGTCACCTTTcgccagaatggttatagtgagaggcagatcaaacgtgcgttgcgccaaaAGCATTCTGTGCAaagggtgagtgacgatagcaacgaagtggcagcTAAGTCTagggcctttttgccttacgcaggaagcatttccaacaggattggccatattttgcggaaatatgatgtgaaatgtgtttttcgaccaccttctaagattacggccctgttggcgtccgtaaaagatgatcttggtttgcgtaaggctgggggtctatcgtattccttgcagttgtggcatgtcatatattggtcagacaatcaggactgtggaagaccggtgttttgaacataagcgtcacacacgcttacaacagccaagcaaatccCCTATTACAGGACATTGCCTTGTCACCGGACATCCTACGGAAtacaacaacacagagattctggcttGCTCGTcgagctattgggatagtgttattaaggaagctgttgaaatcagactatcaagcaaccttattaacagagatggtggattttgtttaaatgctgcttggaatccggctctgtctctcatcaaaaaacagagggacagaattagtgctacctcacctgttgattaatagtaactatcgatgtttctgatgttggttatctttggttgtgttgacacttgtttctcctctgtgaaccgaggtattaaatttgcttgcacattttttcttccttgcatttgtgccttgagaatagcAGCGTGTGCTCTTGTAGAactatcggcggtgttcgacgtcACCCGCCAGCAaactcgtaagttatttgaacaatattgatttaggttttccgagatttcgataaatcgcttcaggcaaatgccgggatggttcctttgaaaaggaaaggccgacttccttccccatccttccgtaatccagtGGGAcggatgacctggctgtttggtcccctcctcaaaACCAAAAACCAACATTGAATTCCGGAATGATTTTCGAaacggaatgtctcatgcgtctagctccagctaccattccgctctCAGAGTCTGTTaagtcccgtcgtgcggccataatgacgatTACCTGAGCACAAGTGACAacaccgccaatgcactgtccattCATACCTTGTGagcgcgataccaccgccatctatgaatgtgcatatcactatcccataatttttttttcacctcagtgtattttcgcCATTGGGTGAAAAAGCTGCAGGATCACTGGACCAAGTGCATATTTCTCAGAGGTGGCCATGCAGGGAAGTAAGGTGACTTGTTTAGGAAACaagcattttttcttgctttttaccAGACTTGCAGgaccacatctgcatctacatctacatgattactctgcaattcacatttaagtgcttggcagagggttcatcgaaccacaatcatactgtctctctaccatgccactcccgaacagcgcacggaaaaaacgaacacctaaacctttctgttcgagctctgatttctcttattttattttgatgattcctacctatgtaggttgggctcaacaagatattttcgcattcggaagagaaagttggtgactgaaatttcgtaaatagatctcgccgcgacgaaaaacgtctttgctttaatgacttccatcccagttcgcgtatcatatctgccgcactctctcccctattacgtgataatacaaaacgagctgcccttttatgcaccctttcgatgtcctccgtcaatcccacctcgtaaggatcccacaccgcgcagcaatattccaacagaggacgaacgagtgtagtgtaagctgtctctttagtggacttgttgcatcttctaagtgtcctgccaatgaaacgcaacctttggctcgccttccccagaatattatctatgtggtctttccaactgaagttgttcgtaattttaacacccagtacttagttgaattgacaggcttgagaactgtactatttatcgagtaatcgaattccaacggatttcttttggaactcatgtggatcacctcacacttttcgttatttaacgtcaactgccacatgccacaccatacagcaatcttttctaaatcgctttgcaactgatactggtcttcggatgaccttactagacggtaaattacagcataatctgcgaacaacctaagagaactgctcagattgtcacccgggtcatttatatagatcaggaacagcagaggtcccaggtcaattatatagatcaggaacagcagaggtcccaggacgcttccctggggaacatctgatatcacttcagttttactcgatgatttgccgtctattactacgaactgcgaccttcctgacaggaaatcacgaatccagtcgcacaactgagacgatacccccataggcccgcagcatgattagaagtcgcttgtgaggaacggtgtcaaaagctttccggaaatctagaaatgcggaatcaatttgagatcccctgtcgatagcggccattacttcgtgcgaataaagagctagctgcgttgcacaagaacgatgttttctgaaaccatgctgattacgtatcaatagatcgttcccttcgaggtgattcataatgtttgaatacagtgtatgctccaaaaccctacagcaaaccgacgtcaatgatataggtctgtagttcgatggattactcctactacccttcttaaacactggtgcgacctgcacaattttccaatctgtaggtacagatctataggTGAGTGAGCGGttatgtatgattgctaagtagtgagctattgtatcagcgtaatctgaaaggaccctaatcggtatacaatctaaacctgaagactttcccgtatcaagcgatttgagttgcttcgcaacccctaaggtatctacttttaagaaattcatgctagcagctgttcgtgtttcaaattctggaatactctattcgtctttcctggtgaaggaatttcggaaaactgcgttcaataactatgCTTTTGCgacacagtcgtcagtaacagtaccatcggcactgcgcagctaaGGTATTGACtgagtcttgccgcttgtgtactttacatacgaccagaatttcttcggattttctaccaaatttcgagacaatatttcgttgtggaacatattaaatgcatctcgcattgaagaccgtGTCGAAttccgcgcgtctgtaaattttagccaatcttcgggatttcgcgttcttctgaacttcgcatgctttttccgttgcccctgcaacagcgttcggacctgttttgtgtaccatgggggatcagttccatctctgaccaatttatgaggtatgaatctctcaattgctgttgctacattACATGCTACATTACAAGTATTACAGGTACCATTGGGTACTGCCTCATATTGCTAGAAAACGGAACACCGTCTGCTTCCCCAGTGCAGCGCGTCTGTTACTCACCCGAGAGCCTTGGTGGAGATGAGCGGCGTGCGTAGACTGAGGAAGCCGTTGACGCGGCGCTCCTTGGCCGGGGTGCCACCCccgccgccacccccgccgccctCGCCACCGCCGTCGTTGTCGGCCTCCCTCTTGCGCTTCCGGCGGCGCCACCAGTAGCAGGCGGCGAGAGAACCTCCCACCAGCAGCAACGCCAGCACGGTGCACACCACCGCCGTCACCACCACGTCGCGCCTCTCCATCACCACCTGTGACAGCAGACGCGTCACGTCCATTGAGATCTGATTCCCGTGTAGGACATACAGTGCAGATTGATATACGTCGGTCATCATAGTATTTACACTTCTGAGCCCCAACCTCGACGCCAAATATACTGCTGGTCATTAGAATTTCGACACCGAGCACAaaattgacaaatgtgaaaattaccgaaatatcagtttaataagtcacagctgcaaaatactaacgcaaattctttacagacgaatggaaaaactggtagaagccgacctcgggaaagatcagtttcgattccatagaaattttggaacacgtgaggcaatactgaccctacgacttatcttagaagaaagattaaggaaaggcaaacctacgtttctagcgtgaaacttcctggtagattaaaactgcgtgcccgaccgagactcgaactcgggacctttgcctttcgcgggcattctacgaacatcccccaggctgtggctaagccatgtctctgcaatatcctttcttccaggagtgctagttctgcaaggttcgcagaagagcttctgtgaagtttggaaggtaggagacaaggtactggcggaattaaagctgtgaggacgggacgtgagtcgttcttgggtagctcagtcggtagagcgcttgccagcgaaaggcaaaggtcccaagttcgagtctcggtccggcacacacttttaatctgccaggaagtttcatatcagcggacaccgctgtagtgtgaaaatttcattctagctacgtttctagcgtttgtagacttagagaaagcttttgacaatgttgactggaatacactttcaaattctgaaggtggcaggggtaaaatacagggaacgaaaggctatttacaatttgtacagaaaccagatggcaggtataagagtcgagggacatgaaaggcaagcagtggttgggaagggagggagacagggttgtagcatatccccgacgttattccatctgtatattgagcaagtagtaaaggaaacaaaagaaaaattcggagtaggtattacaatccatggagaagaaataaaaactttgagattcgccgatgacattgtaattctgtcagagagagcaaaggactaggaagagcagttgaacggaatggacagtgtcttgaaacattgttataagatgaacatcaacaaaaacaaaacaaggataatggaatgtagtcgaattaagtcgggtgatgctgagggaattagattaggaaatgagacaatgtaaaggaattttgctatttggggagcaaaataactgatgatagtcgaagtagagaggatataaaatgtagactggcaatggcaaggaaagcgtttctgaagaagataaatgtgttaacatcgagtactgatgtgtcaggaggtcgtttctgaaagtatttgtatggagtgtagccatgtatggaagtgaaacatggacgataaatagttttgacaagaagagaatagaagctttcgaaatatggtgctacagaagaatgctgaagattagatgggtagatcacataactaatgaggaggtattgaatagaattggggagaagaggtgtttgtggcacaacttgacaagaagaagggaccggttgatgggacatgtgctgaggcatcgagggatcaccaatttggtattggagggcagtgtggagggtaaaaatcgtagagggaggccaagagatgaatacagtaagcagattcagaaggatgtaggctgcagtaggtactgggagatgaagaagcttgcacaggatagagtagcatggagagctgaatcaaaccagtctcagtactgaagaccacaacaacatgaacaacaaaatTTAACTGATTGTACGTATACAGCAGGAGCAGCCAGAATCTCGTAACGCTGGCGGCTCTTCGGCATGGGGGCCGCTCTCTCTCGTCACGTGAGGAGAACACggaaagtgccataacccgatttcctagGAACTTCGCTAAGTGGAAGAGTAGTCAAAATAGCGAACACAGTCTCGACTTATCCATAGACACCCGACTGTTTCTGAAAAAAGAGAAAGTCAAAGTTTTCGCGGTATTGTTTTGTATGTGAACGAGGGccaagaaacgacgaagaggctccgtccccgccgcagtcgcagtggtcgacaaccccacgacgactaccgcaatccacttcacccctctgccgccccacaccgaaacactctttcagggttattgtccagctcgccccccccccccccccccgccttgcccccttcagggaacgtctcacaccatcacaccagacgagtgtaatcgctatgtttgcgtggtagagtaatggtggtgtacgcgtacatggagaacttgtttgcgcagccgacatggtgtagctgaggcggaataaggggaaccagtcatacaatgaaggctttcacgaccggatggtactgttgttgataatttttccgggttataaggccgtggtccatggaatacttctattcctaacgtttcgtccaatactacgttggacatcctcagaggtatggctagtcctgttgagtcctgccggaAGGGGAACCAGCCCATATTCGCCGAGgtcgatggaaaaccgcctaaaaacaatccacagactggccggctcaccggatccgcctggcggattcgtgccgcggaccaggtgctccttcccaatccagaaagccgtctgctagatcgcacggctaaccgggcgcgcATTTTccaggtactttatgtgcctttttacCGCATGATATCTCAGACGAAatcttggcacagtggttagcgtcgCGACTTTTTTATTTTGCGTCCCATGTTCGAAAcacgattattacttttatttctttttttcatttgtacacccatgtctgtagaagattactacactgtTTTCCATTGTGTACTGGTACAACGTTGTCCTTCTTCGTCTACAAATTGTTAAGTcagataaaacaataaaaaaatgagaaaagtgttttAAATTGTTTTCGATGAAAGTCCTGTagcgtatcttgattcataatgagCTGCAATCTCCAGTTATCGGAAAAGTGAACAGCCATGCATGGTTCGCCGCGAAATTGTTGCCAGCGCTCGAAATCTTCACCAATGTTAATGACGTTTCTTTCCCGGGTGAGAGTCACATGAAATGTCACTGTGATACACCTGTCTCCGCACGATGCTCGTGGTGATCAgaatatctgtgtttcgaatgtttctaagaTCAGAATCATCCAAGTGATTTAACCAAATCTTCCCGAATAACAAACTTctgaataaaatgtaagaattagTATAAGAATATGTCACTGTAATATCAGAATATGATAATTTGAAAGGATTGCAGCCTCTCAAAGcaccatacacacatatattatacAATAAATTTGTGACACTTATTCTGAAATAGACCTGtagttttacaattaatataatgccATTGTATCTTCAATATTTGTAAGACACGGTCTTGGAGTAACCTTCTACGGCCATGGATAAATaaaggaaaacaataaaaataaaacaaaataaaaaaagttataggTTTTCGAACACAGGACACAAAATTAAAGAGCCACGACGCTAACCACTGAGCTATCATTCGTCTAAGAAGATGGTCCAGTAAAAGCCACAGGAAGTGCCTGAAAACTGTCATCAtagtttttctcagaaacggttggGTATCTACTTATCTACGTATAAACCGAGACAGGCGTtcacttattttgactcctcttccactgagcgaagtttcttggAAATCGGGTGATGGCACTTTCTGTGTTTCCTCCACCATCCCACTATACCAGGGGCGGCCAAGATTTTGGCTTACGGGCCATACTGGGGCAGAGTACCATAGGGCTCACCATCACTTCACATTTTCCCCCCTGCCATGCCATACTGTCTCCCTTGCACTGAAGGTGCCACGTTATCATGACATATTTGGTTTTATAATCGAAAAGAATGTCTTTCATACGACTATGTCAACTGAAATATCGTAGCATTTTTGCAACCTCATCATGTAAACTTAGAAATTCTGCCTGAGTAAAGCAAGATTTGTCATTAAAATTGGAATTAcgttgcaggtcaatcagttacattcTGCGCATGTGCAGGGACTCTTTCTACTGCACCTCTCGGAAACAAATTTAAGATTTTAACAGTTTTCAaaatcttgtaattctttcaaggcaatATAAATTCTTAAAACTTCGCATTTTTCTTTAACGCCACTGAACTTAGGGATCTGTACTGTCTTTTTCAGAATATGTCCCTTCTACAACATGAATTTCCTTTTAAGTGCGTCCCATTTAAGACAGAAAGAAGTTATTTTCCAATGTCTTACTGCGAGCAGTTTTCAGTGAAGTACACTTAAAATGCAAAGTCTTCAGTCCATTTCacatgttctaatttttgttc
Proteins encoded:
- the LOC126101440 gene encoding uncharacterized protein LOC126101440, giving the protein MVQVEQPSPQPPVATAWVPTITVVQGPHLVVMERRDVVVTAVVCTVLALLLVGGSLAACYWWRRRKRKREADNDGGGEGGGGGGGGGTPAKERRVNGFLSLRTPLISTKALG